From the Synergistaceae bacterium genome, the window AATCACGGCGGTTAAGCGCCTGCTCGTGATTCGAACGCTGGCCGTGCGGACGCTGGGAGTTCTGCGGGAGGGGTCGGCCTGGAAGATCGTATGGTAAGGCGGAGCGGCCTGAACGCAAAAAATATAAGTAAAACATAAAAATATGAAGGTAAAAAAAACTCATTTTTATCTGCTGCTGTTCCTTTTGGGGGCAGGGCTGATGATTCAATACGCCTGGCGCGATTTTCACCTGGACGTGGCCCTTTTGGGGCTGGAGACGGGGCTGCCGGAGATCGTGCTGGAGAACCTGGAGTTTGAACGGGAAATCTCCGGAGACCTTTGGCGGGTGCGGGTTCCTTTCGCCCGACGAAGCGACGGGGTGGTCAGCGCGTCTTCCATCGACATTCTGCGTCAGATGCCGGACGGCAGAGAATGGTACTTCAAAAGCGGGCGGGGCGTTTTTCGCGAGGCCTCCCGGAAGGCGGAACTGTACTCCCTTCTGGGGACGCTGGAGGGAGGAACGCGGGTGTGGAACCTGGAGAGTCCCTTTCTCTCCTGGTCGGAAGGAACCAACGAGTTTCTCTTTTCCGGGGGGTTTACGATCTACGATGCGGAATTTATACTGAAAGCCGATACAGCGAGTATCGACAGCAGCGGCATCGTATTGCTGGACAGGGGAGGCACGATCCGGTGGACACAAAATGGAAAATGACAGTTCGGTGCTTTCTCCTGGCGGTTTTGTTCCGCGGAATTTTTGCGGCTTCGTTTTTTTCTCCGGTTCCCGCCGCCGCTTTTTCCCTGGCGGAGCAGCCGGAAAGTCTCCGCCTGGAGGCGGGAAGGGTTCGCTACGACGACGAATCGGGCACGACGACGGCCGAGGGCGACGCGCATCTGACCTGGGGAGAGACCACCATCCAGGCCGAACGCATCGATTATGACGCCTCCACTCAAAAAGTGAGGGCATCTTCCCCTCCGGGGGGATCGGTGGTGCTGCGCAACGGCGGACGGACTCTCATGGGCGATTCTCTGGAGTACGACCTCGATACCGGCGAGGGGCTCCTGCAGGGGGCGAAAAGCGCCGTCCCTCTGGGCAGCGGGACGCTTTACGTTTTCGGAGGAGGACTGGACGTGATCCCCTGGGATATGGCCCGGGAGCGGGGGCTCGTCAGGGGAAACTCCCTGAAGGACGCTCCCGATCTCATTGCCCGGTGGACGAAGGTCACAGCCACGACCTGCGCTCTGGATCATCCCCACTACCGCATCGAGACAAAAAGCATCACCTTCATTCCCGGCCGTCTGGTGGTGGCGAAACGCCCGCGCCTTTACCTGGGGGAAACCTATCTGCTCACCTGGCCAGCGGATTACATCGTGGAAATCGACCGCAGGGCTCTGCGGCAGTCGGTGACGCCTTACATTCAAAGCAGCGGCAGCAAGGGGACGGGCTTCGGCCTCAGCGGAACCTTCGGCTGGAGCACGGGAGCTCTGGATCTGGGGCTGTCCTGGTGGAGCCGGGTGGACCTGGAGGGAATGGCGGAAATCGAGCAGGAGCTGGGCGGAGGATGGGGCGTCCGGACAGGGGTGGAATACTCCTGGGACAAGGCCTGGAGGGAAAAAGAGTGGCGTCCGTGGGCGAGCCTGTTTTACGGCTGGAAGGACTGGCGGGCCTCCGTCTCCTGGAGGCGCAACGAGTTCGTGGAGGATCGAAAAACATCCCTTTATGAGTATCAGGGGCGCTTGGATCGCAGACCGGAAATCGAAATTGCCTCGCCCTGGATCAGGGACCCGGCCGTTCAGGGCTCCTGGCTCCGCCTCAACGCCTTCTGGGGACAATACCGGGAAAAAACTCTCGATTTTTCCGGCGGATGGACCACCCGAAGCGGCGCGCAGCTGCAGCACTGGTTTGAAACGCCGGCGGGCCGGAACCTGGATTTTTTCTGGAATCTTACGGGCAGCGCCTGGTTTTACAGAGAAAGCGACGACGAGCAGCGGGTTCTGGACGTGTTTGGAGGGCTGCGGTACCGGCTGGGCATTTTTGAGCTGGGGACCGGTTATCAGCGGCGTTATGTCGACGGGTATTCTCCAATGCTCTGGGACAGCTTCAAAGAGGCGGAACGGGTCCATCAAAAAATACGGTTTCCCGTCGGCCGGGAGTTCTTTTTGCAGGTACGGGGAAGCTACGACCTGAACGAATCCATGATCGACGAGGTCAACTACGCTTTGCAGTGGATCAACGACTGCATGAAATGGGAGCTGCGTTACCTGAACGATCGCACGTCGGGGGGAGAGGATCGGGTCAGCCTCAGCGTGTCCCTTCTGGCGTTTCCCCGGACTCCCGCGTCTTTTGGGCAGTACGAGGAGGAAGATCCCTTTCTTTCTCCGGACGATCTTCCGGAAAAGTGAGTTTTGTGCAGATTTTTATTCTTTTATTATTGAGGGGGCATTTAAGATGGTTAAGTATGAAACGCCCGAACTGATCGAACGGCTTCTGGATTTTGACACCCCGACCATCACCAACGTCATCGCCACCTATCCGAAAAATCCGAACTGCCTGAAGCTATACCACCCTTGGAAGGGCAAATGGTATACGAATCAGAGTCTGAAGTGCATGTTTCCGGAGCTTGGCCGGCGGGCGGGCTATGCCGTCACCTGCGTCTACGGTCCAAGCGACCCGGATTTCAACGGAAAACTGACGATCGCCGACATTTTTCGGGCCATCGATGCCTCTCCCAAGCCCGTCATCCTGGCAATCAAACAGGATTTTCCCGACGAGATCAAAAATATCAACGGGCTGGCGGGAGGGATGATGATGTCCTCCTTCAAGTCTCTGGGGACGGTGGGGGTACTTTCGGACGGCCCTTCCCGGGACCTGGACGAGGTACGCCCCTTCGGCATTCAGTACATGCTCACGGGGGTCACGCCGGGGCACGGAGATTTTGCGATATACGGGGTCAACGTGCCGGTGAATATTTGCGGCATGGACGTGGCGCCGGGAGACGTCATCCACATGGACGAGAACGGGGCGGTGAAGTTTCCCTCCGACCGACTGGCGGAGGTGGTCGAGAATGGCCGCAAAATGATTCTGGACGAAGGGGAAAGGCAGAAAAAAATTCTCGACGCCGAGTCTGTAGAGGAGGTTATCCGGATCTTTCAGGGGTATTGACGAGGGGGCGGGCGTCGGTCATTTTTTGTCCAGCAGGGCGATCTTCGTGATTTTCAGGTGGCGTACGCCTTTCGGGATTTTGACGAAAACTTCCTCGCCCACGCTCTTACCCAAAATGGCCTGCCCCACGGGGCTTTTTTGGGAGATGCTGTGGTTTTTGGGGTCGGCTTCTTCGGAGCCTACGATGGTATAGGTGTAAACTTTGGAAGGGCTGGTCATTTCCTTGAGTGTGACGGTGAGTCCGATGGAGACTTTTTCCGTGTCCAGTGTGTCTTCGTCCAGTATTCGCGCCTTGCTGAGCTGCATTTCGAGCTGAAGAATCCGGGTTTCGAGCTTGTTCTGTTCTTCCTTGGCCGTGGCGTATTCCGCGTTCTCGCTCAGGTCTCCAAAGGATCGCGCCTCTTCCAGCTGTCGCGCAATTTCCGCCCGGCGTTCCGTCCTCAGCTCCACCAGTTCCGCGGTCAGGCGCTCGTAGCCGCTTCGCGTCATTGTCGCTTCATTGTCGACTGTTTTAGAAGTTGCCATTCATCCGTCCTCCATATATTTCAAACTTCATATATTTCATGCTCCGTATTTTCAAAATCGCGTGGTATTTTAACAGGTATCGCCAGGCTGGGCAATAGGAATCGAATCACGTCAAATTACCTTTTTCGATGCTAAGATTACAGACAAAACGCGGCAGCGATTTTTTGCAGGAGGTGTTTGCGTGACGGATACGGCAAGAATGTCCCGGGTGCTGTCGAACCTGCAGCTTTCGAGGGATTTTTTTCTCATGCGGGTTGCGGAACCCAACGAGGCAAAGATGGGGCAGTTTTACATGCTGCGCTCCTGGGGGATGTATCCTCTGCTTTCCCGGCCCTTGAGCGTGTACGATGCGGACCCCGAAACCCTGACGTTCCTGTATAAGGTGGTGGGGCAGGGGACGAAACTTTTCTCCGGGCTGAGGGCGGGGGATTCTGTCGCCACGGGCAGGGCTCTCGGCAACACTTTTCCCGTCGTGACGGGCAGAGTGGCGCTGGTGGGGGGAGGGGTCGGCATCGCGCCCCTTTACCTGACGGCTAAAACGCTTAAAAAAATGGACGCCTCCACTCGACTCGACCTGTATCTCGGTTTCAGCGACGAAGCGGTGCTCTGCGGCGAGTTCGAAAAGGTGGGAGACCGGGTGGTGACCGATGTGGGCGGGTTCATCACCGACCGAATCTCCCCGGAGGACTACGACTGGGTGCTGACCTGCGGTCCGGAGGCGATGATGCGGGCCCTTTACGGAAAATGTGAAAAGGCCGGAACGAAACTCTACGTCTCCATGGAAAGAAGGATGGCCTGTGGTTTCGGCGTCTGCCTGGCCTGCGGCTGCGACACGAGCCGGGGCAGGAAAAAAGTTTGCGTGGACGG encodes:
- the greA gene encoding transcription elongation factor GreA — encoded protein: MATSKTVDNEATMTRSGYERLTAELVELRTERRAEIARQLEEARSFGDLSENAEYATAKEEQNKLETRILQLEMQLSKARILDEDTLDTEKVSIGLTVTLKEMTSPSKVYTYTIVGSEEADPKNHSISQKSPVGQAILGKSVGEEVFVKIPKGVRHLKITKIALLDKK
- a CDS encoding dihydroorotate dehydrogenase electron transfer subunit, whose protein sequence is MTDTARMSRVLSNLQLSRDFFLMRVAEPNEAKMGQFYMLRSWGMYPLLSRPLSVYDADPETLTFLYKVVGQGTKLFSGLRAGDSVATGRALGNTFPVVTGRVALVGGGVGIAPLYLTAKTLKKMDASTRLDLYLGFSDEAVLCGEFEKVGDRVVTDVGGFITDRISPEDYDWVLTCGPEAMMRALYGKCEKAGTKLYVSMERRMACGFGVCLACGCDTSRGRKKVCVDGPVFPAEEVFI